Proteins from a single region of Streptomyces sp. HUAS 15-9:
- a CDS encoding DUF6227 family protein, giving the protein MSVPYETTAYEPAESPESPEEHLARLLRRALNSFELPDEAIRQLDCALAQDSSLHSAHHSSGLHRETYRHTWLLSDGSAVTLWELVHNTAPGSEPQHEVYVDEEELRAATARLPLPPDAPDFELPVLTQLSPILEPRHVYVPDDSADHARRLLRRAENPDRPGTEMAALLTTAFAHQITQAFGRPGRAGRAGLCFSLYEHAFLLRDGEELSLWEVEHTATPDGRHMCEVYMSEDEARDAMERRAARQA; this is encoded by the coding sequence TTGAGCGTTCCGTACGAGACGACAGCGTACGAACCAGCCGAGTCGCCCGAGTCTCCGGAGGAGCACCTCGCGCGGCTCCTCCGTCGCGCCCTGAACTCCTTCGAGCTGCCCGACGAGGCCATACGACAGCTCGACTGCGCGCTGGCGCAGGACAGTTCGCTGCACTCCGCGCACCACAGCTCGGGGCTGCACCGCGAGACGTACCGGCACACCTGGCTGCTCTCCGACGGCTCGGCCGTCACCCTCTGGGAGCTCGTCCACAACACCGCGCCCGGCAGCGAGCCCCAGCACGAGGTGTATGTGGACGAGGAGGAGCTGCGCGCCGCGACCGCCCGGCTGCCGCTGCCGCCGGACGCGCCGGACTTCGAACTGCCGGTGCTGACGCAACTGTCGCCGATCCTCGAGCCACGACACGTGTATGTTCCGGACGACTCGGCGGACCACGCGCGCCGGCTCCTGCGCCGCGCGGAGAACCCGGACCGGCCGGGCACGGAGATGGCCGCGCTGCTGACGACGGCGTTCGCGCACCAGATCACACAGGCCTTCGGCCGCCCGGGGCGGGCCGGCCGGGCGGGGCTGTGCTTCTCGCTCTACGAGCACGCGTTCCTGCTGCGCGACGGCGAGGAACTCTCCCTGTGGGAGGTCGAGCACACGGCGACGCCCGACGGGCGGCACATGTGCGAGGTGTACATGTCGGAGGACGAGGCCCGCGACGCCATGGAGCGCCGGGCGGCACGGCAGGCCTGA
- a CDS encoding PTS fructose transporter subunit IIABC, whose amino-acid sequence MSDMITADLVDLDLSADTKEAAARVLAERMVALGRVTDLEGFLADVAAREAQMPTGLDGGIGIPHCRSGHVTEPTLAFGRSAAGIDFGAADGPADLVFLIAAPAGADDAHLTILSSLARQLMNTEFTDALRSADDAGAAAALIRGGKVPAGETEADAGEGAASASEDTAVAPGAASAGATAGSTAQGDAGAARAFRVVAVTSCPTGIAHTYMAAESLEHAGREAGVEVLVETQGSAGFTRFDPAVIAAADAVIFAHDVPVRDKDRFAGKPTVDVGVKAGINRPAELIAEVRAKAERGEVTAGSAPATPVERAGDSTEGYGTKLRKWLMSGVSYMVPFVAAGGLLIALGFAIGGWQVNKAPSVMDHFVWTQTGSWGALLFQIGGVAFNFLIPVLAGYIAYGMADRPGLVPGFVGGAIALTINAGFLGGLAAGLIAGGVVMAIQRIDIPAALRGIMPVVVIPLISSAIVGFLMFVVIGKPIASAQKGMTDWLNGLTGANAVLLGALLGLMMCFDLGGPVNKVAYTFATAGIAVASPSDSAMKIMAAVMAAGMVPPLAMALATTVRGRLFTQTERENGKAAWVLGASFITEGAIPFAAVDPLRVIPSAMVGGAVTGALSMAFGATLRAPHGGIFVVPLIGNPFLYLLAIAAGVCVTTVLVVILKGMRKQAVSAGPTANPATAKSEAQQPVAA is encoded by the coding sequence ATGAGCGACATGATCACCGCGGACCTGGTCGACCTCGACCTGTCCGCCGACACCAAGGAAGCGGCGGCGCGTGTCCTCGCCGAGCGCATGGTGGCCCTGGGTCGGGTGACCGACCTGGAGGGCTTCCTCGCCGACGTGGCCGCCCGGGAGGCACAGATGCCGACCGGCCTGGACGGCGGCATCGGCATCCCGCACTGCCGCAGCGGGCACGTGACCGAGCCGACGCTGGCCTTCGGGCGCAGCGCCGCCGGGATCGACTTCGGCGCGGCGGACGGCCCGGCCGACCTCGTGTTCCTGATCGCGGCACCGGCGGGTGCCGACGACGCCCATCTGACGATCCTGTCCTCGCTGGCCCGGCAGTTGATGAACACGGAGTTCACCGACGCGCTGCGCTCGGCGGACGACGCGGGCGCGGCGGCCGCGCTGATCCGAGGGGGCAAGGTGCCTGCGGGCGAGACAGAGGCGGATGCGGGTGAGGGCGCCGCGAGCGCCTCGGAGGACACCGCCGTGGCGCCGGGGGCGGCCTCCGCCGGCGCCACGGCGGGCAGTACGGCACAGGGCGACGCGGGTGCCGCACGCGCGTTCCGCGTCGTCGCCGTCACCTCCTGCCCGACCGGCATCGCCCACACCTACATGGCGGCCGAGTCGCTGGAGCACGCGGGCCGGGAGGCGGGCGTCGAGGTCCTCGTCGAGACACAGGGCTCGGCAGGCTTCACCCGGTTCGACCCGGCCGTGATCGCGGCGGCGGACGCGGTGATCTTCGCGCACGACGTCCCGGTGCGCGACAAGGACCGCTTCGCCGGGAAGCCCACGGTCGACGTCGGCGTGAAGGCGGGCATCAACCGCCCCGCCGAGCTGATCGCCGAGGTGCGGGCCAAGGCCGAGCGCGGCGAGGTGACGGCGGGTTCCGCGCCCGCCACTCCGGTCGAGCGCGCGGGCGACTCCACCGAGGGCTACGGCACCAAGCTCCGCAAGTGGCTGATGTCCGGCGTCAGCTACATGGTCCCGTTCGTCGCGGCGGGCGGTCTGCTGATCGCCCTGGGCTTCGCGATCGGCGGCTGGCAGGTCAACAAGGCGCCGTCGGTCATGGACCACTTCGTATGGACCCAGACGGGCAGCTGGGGTGCCCTGCTGTTCCAGATCGGCGGCGTGGCCTTCAACTTCCTCATCCCGGTCCTCGCCGGCTACATCGCCTACGGCATGGCGGACCGCCCAGGCCTGGTCCCCGGCTTCGTCGGCGGCGCCATAGCCCTCACGATCAACGCGGGCTTCCTCGGCGGTCTGGCGGCCGGTCTGATCGCCGGTGGCGTGGTGATGGCGATCCAGCGGATCGACATCCCGGCGGCGTTGCGCGGCATCATGCCGGTGGTGGTGATCCCGCTGATCTCCTCGGCGATCGTCGGATTCCTGATGTTCGTCGTGATCGGCAAGCCCATCGCCTCCGCCCAGAAGGGCATGACCGACTGGCTGAACGGTCTCACCGGCGCCAACGCCGTCCTGCTCGGTGCTCTGCTCGGCCTGATGATGTGCTTCGACCTCGGCGGCCCGGTCAACAAGGTCGCGTACACCTTCGCCACCGCCGGGATCGCGGTCGCGAGCCCCAGCGACTCGGCGATGAAGATCATGGCGGCGGTCATGGCGGCCGGCATGGTCCCGCCCCTGGCGATGGCCCTGGCCACGACCGTGCGCGGCAGGCTCTTCACCCAGACCGAGCGCGAGAACGGCAAGGCGGCCTGGGTGCTGGGCGCCTCCTTCATCACGGAGGGCGCGATCCCGTTCGCGGCGGTGGACCCGCTGCGCGTCATCCCGTCCGCGATGGTCGGCGGCGCGGTCACCGGCGCCCTGTCGATGGCCTTCGGCGCCACGCTGCGCGCGCCGCACGGCGGCATCTTCGTGGTCCCGCTGATCGGCAACCCGTTCCTCTACCTGCTCGCCATCGCGGCCGGTGTGTGCGTCACGACGGTGCTGGTGGTCATCCTGAAGGGCATGCGCAAGCAGGCCGTCAGCGCCGGACCGACGGCGAACCCGGCCACGGCGAAGTCGGAGGCGCAGCAGCCGGTGGCGGCGTAA
- the pfkB gene encoding 1-phosphofructokinase, producing MILTVTPNPSLDRTYEVPSLERGEVIRATGERMDPGGKGVNVSRAVAAAGRRTVAVLPLGGAPGALVADLLDAQGIEVAPVPVTGATRSNIALAEADGVLTKINAPGPELSAAEQELLFETVREHAGAADWIACCGSLPRGLAPAWYAGLVARVHAAGARIALDTSGPALIEALRERPDVVKPNVEELAQAVGRPLATVGDAVKAAEELREMGARAVLASLGADGQLLVDDAGTWFASARVDVVRSNVGAGDASLAGFLVAGGSGPEALASAVAHGAAAVQLPGSVMPTPADLDPAAVTVTAQVPMDRELTEPVS from the coding sequence ATGATTCTCACCGTCACCCCCAACCCGTCCCTCGACCGCACCTACGAGGTCCCCTCGCTCGAGCGCGGTGAGGTCATCCGTGCCACCGGTGAGCGCATGGACCCCGGCGGCAAGGGCGTGAACGTGTCGCGCGCCGTCGCGGCCGCCGGTCGCCGCACGGTCGCGGTGCTGCCGCTCGGGGGTGCGCCCGGAGCGCTCGTCGCCGACCTGCTCGACGCGCAGGGCATCGAGGTCGCGCCGGTGCCGGTCACCGGGGCCACCCGCTCGAACATCGCGCTCGCGGAGGCGGACGGGGTGCTCACCAAGATCAACGCGCCGGGGCCGGAACTGTCGGCGGCCGAGCAGGAGCTGCTGTTCGAGACGGTCCGCGAGCACGCGGGTGCCGCCGACTGGATCGCCTGCTGCGGAAGCCTGCCGAGGGGCCTCGCGCCGGCCTGGTACGCCGGTCTGGTCGCCCGCGTGCACGCCGCGGGCGCGCGCATCGCGCTGGACACGTCCGGGCCCGCGCTGATCGAGGCGCTGCGTGAGCGTCCGGACGTGGTGAAGCCGAACGTCGAGGAGCTGGCGCAGGCCGTCGGGCGTCCCCTGGCGACCGTGGGCGACGCGGTGAAGGCGGCCGAGGAGCTGCGCGAGATGGGCGCGCGCGCCGTGCTCGCGAGCCTGGGCGCCGACGGGCAGTTGCTCGTGGACGACGCGGGTACCTGGTTCGCGAGCGCGCGGGTGGACGTCGTACGCAGCAATGTCGGAGCGGGCGACGCCTCCCTCGCCGGTTTCCTGGTCGCGGGCGGCAGCGGGCCCGAGGCACTTGCCTCCGCCGTCGCGCACGGCGCCGCCGCCGTCCAGCTGCCCGGCAGCGTGATGCCCACGCCGGCCGATCTGGACCCGGCGGCGGTGACGGTCACGGCCCAGGTCCCGATGGACCGCGAACTGACGGAGCCGGTGTCATGA
- a CDS encoding DeoR/GlpR family DNA-binding transcription regulator, translated as MYAPERQQEILRLAREGGRVDVVSLAEEFQVTAETIRRDLKALDRAGLVRRVHGGAIPAGRLDFEPDLAERESTSADEKDRIAKAAVTELPTEGTLILDAGTTVARLAGAIPLEATLTVVTHSLPIAARLADHPGIQLHLVGGRVRHRTRAAVDAWALRAYGEIRADVLFVAANGFSVEHGLTTPDLAEAAVKRAAVAAARRVVLLADSAKHGQEHFARFGDLSDVDLLITDSGLSPEDTAAIERGGTEVVRA; from the coding sequence ATGTACGCACCGGAGCGACAGCAGGAGATCCTCCGGCTCGCCCGTGAGGGCGGCCGGGTGGACGTGGTGTCGCTCGCCGAGGAGTTCCAGGTGACGGCGGAGACGATCCGCCGGGACCTGAAGGCCCTCGACCGCGCCGGCCTCGTCCGCCGGGTGCACGGCGGTGCCATCCCGGCCGGGCGCCTCGACTTCGAACCGGACCTCGCCGAGCGCGAGTCCACCTCGGCCGACGAGAAGGACCGCATCGCCAAGGCGGCCGTCACCGAGCTGCCGACCGAGGGCACGCTGATCCTCGACGCCGGTACGACGGTCGCCCGCCTCGCCGGGGCCATCCCCCTGGAGGCGACGCTCACCGTCGTCACGCACAGCCTGCCGATCGCGGCCCGCCTCGCGGACCATCCCGGCATCCAGCTCCACCTCGTCGGAGGGCGCGTACGACACCGCACGCGCGCGGCCGTCGACGCCTGGGCGCTGCGCGCGTACGGCGAGATCAGGGCGGACGTCCTCTTCGTCGCCGCCAACGGCTTCTCCGTCGAGCACGGCCTGACCACCCCCGACCTCGCCGAGGCCGCGGTGAAGCGGGCGGCGGTCGCCGCGGCCCGCCGCGTGGTCCTCCTCGCCGACTCCGCCAAGCACGGCCAGGAGCACTTCGCCCGCTTCGGTGACCTGAGCGACGTGGACCTGCTGATCACCGACAGCGGGCTGAGCCCCGAAGACACCGCCGCCATCGAGCGCGGCGGCACGGAAGTGGTGCGCGCATGA
- a CDS encoding MFS transporter — protein sequence MTSTETLAGSTGSAADRTGSAADRRRWFALAIVMTAAFMDLVDVTIVNIAIPSIKQDAGASFSQIQWITAGYALAFAAGLITGGRLGDIHGRRRMFLIGIGGFTLASALCGFAANPEMLVASRVLQGGMAAMMVPQVLSIVHATFPAHERGKVFGLFGAIVGLGAVSGPLLGALLTEWNLFGLEWRPIFLINLPVGIAALILGSRFISESKAPKALKLDLVGVALVTLGLLMLLYPLTRGRELGWPLWGHLSMAGSLVVFGALVAYERRKSARDGSPLVELSLFKVKSFAAGIAVQTVFGISLGIFFLVWTLYMQVGLGWRPLRAGLTGVPFSIAVSVAAGMSVQKLVPRFGRKVLQAGALLMAAGVLIYLAESERYGLGIASWQMALPLVVMGAGMGLIVAPLTDAVLSGVPREHAGSASGLINTVQQMGNALGLGLVSVVFYGEIGDRLTRAQVGPAFVNAFQHALGWVAAVLGVIFLLMFALPKRPAQHLEGGGDGEDEQHLVEEEPVLVH from the coding sequence ATGACCTCCACCGAAACCCTTGCCGGCAGTACCGGCTCAGCGGCCGACAGGACCGGCTCGGCGGCGGACCGCCGTCGCTGGTTCGCCCTCGCGATCGTGATGACCGCGGCGTTCATGGACCTCGTCGACGTCACGATCGTCAACATCGCGATTCCGTCGATCAAGCAGGACGCCGGCGCCTCCTTCAGCCAGATCCAGTGGATAACCGCCGGTTACGCGCTCGCGTTCGCGGCCGGCCTGATCACCGGTGGTCGTCTCGGCGACATCCACGGCCGCCGCCGTATGTTCCTGATCGGCATCGGTGGCTTCACCCTCGCCTCCGCGCTGTGCGGCTTCGCCGCGAACCCGGAGATGCTGGTCGCCTCCCGCGTCCTGCAGGGCGGCATGGCGGCGATGATGGTGCCGCAGGTCCTGTCGATCGTGCACGCCACCTTCCCGGCGCACGAGCGCGGCAAGGTCTTCGGTCTCTTCGGCGCGATCGTCGGCCTCGGCGCGGTCTCCGGCCCGCTGCTCGGCGCGCTGCTGACGGAGTGGAATCTGTTCGGCCTCGAATGGCGGCCCATCTTCCTCATCAACCTGCCGGTCGGCATCGCGGCCCTGATCCTCGGCAGCCGTTTCATCTCGGAGTCCAAGGCCCCGAAGGCGCTCAAGCTGGACCTGGTCGGTGTCGCGCTGGTGACGCTGGGCCTGCTGATGCTGCTCTACCCGCTCACCCGCGGCCGTGAGCTGGGCTGGCCGCTGTGGGGTCATCTGTCGATGGCCGGCTCGCTCGTCGTCTTCGGGGCGCTGGTGGCCTACGAGCGGCGCAAGAGCGCGCGGGACGGCTCCCCGCTGGTCGAACTGTCGCTGTTCAAGGTGAAGAGCTTCGCGGCGGGCATCGCGGTGCAGACCGTCTTCGGGATCTCGCTCGGCATCTTCTTCCTGGTGTGGACGCTGTACATGCAGGTGGGTCTCGGCTGGAGGCCGCTGCGGGCCGGTCTGACCGGGGTGCCCTTCTCGATCGCGGTCTCCGTGGCGGCCGGGATGTCCGTGCAGAAGCTGGTCCCGCGGTTCGGCCGCAAGGTGCTCCAGGCGGGCGCCCTGCTGATGGCGGCCGGCGTCCTGATCTACCTGGCGGAGTCCGAGCGCTACGGCCTCGGCATCGCCTCCTGGCAGATGGCGCTCCCGCTCGTCGTGATGGGTGCGGGCATGGGGCTGATCGTCGCCCCGCTGACGGACGCGGTGCTCTCGGGGGTGCCGCGCGAGCACGCCGGTTCGGCCTCCGGGCTGATCAACACCGTGCAGCAGATGGGCAATGCGCTCGGACTCGGGCTGGTATCGGTGGTGTTCTACGGCGAGATCGGTGACCGGCTGACCCGGGCCCAGGTGGGACCGGCCTTCGTGAACGCCTTCCAGCACGCGCTGGGCTGGGTCGCCGCGGTGCTGGGCGTGATCTTCCTGCTGATGTTCGCGCTGCCGAAGCGGCCGGCGCAGCATCTGGAAGGCGGCGGGGACGGCGAGGACGAGCAGCACCTGGTGGAGGAGGAGCCCGTGCTCGTGCACTGA
- a CDS encoding helix-turn-helix transcriptional regulator, producing MTTDTPARLLQLLSLLQTPREWPGGELADRLGVSRRTVRRDIDRLRELGYPVQATMGADGGYRLVAGKAMPPLVLDDEEAVAIAVGLRAGAGHAVEGVDEASVRALAKLEQVLPSRLRHRVSTLQAATTPLTSGDGASIAPETLTVMASTVAGRERLRFAYRAKDGTGSRRLTEPYRLVSTGRRWYLVAYDLDRDDWRTFRVDRVSEPFATGARFAPRELPTGSAAEYLRRSIQRRQETYEFTVAFAAPADDVAARLPHWLGTPEPDGEQGCVVRGATGDPVEWLAVRLAMTGLDFTVRGPAELIGCVRELGARLSRAGGA from the coding sequence ATGACGACGGACACTCCGGCTCGGCTCCTACAGCTCCTCTCCCTCCTCCAGACGCCCCGCGAATGGCCCGGCGGCGAGCTCGCCGACCGCCTGGGGGTGTCGCGCCGCACGGTCCGGCGGGACATCGACCGGCTGCGGGAGCTCGGGTATCCCGTGCAGGCGACCATGGGGGCCGACGGCGGCTACCGGCTGGTCGCCGGAAAGGCCATGCCGCCGCTCGTGCTCGACGACGAGGAGGCGGTGGCGATCGCGGTCGGGCTGCGGGCCGGCGCCGGGCACGCGGTGGAGGGGGTGGACGAGGCATCGGTACGGGCCCTGGCGAAGCTGGAGCAGGTACTGCCCTCGCGGCTGCGCCACCGGGTGTCGACACTCCAGGCCGCGACGACACCGCTGACCAGTGGGGACGGGGCGAGCATCGCGCCCGAGACGCTGACCGTGATGGCGTCCACCGTGGCCGGGCGGGAGCGGCTGCGCTTCGCCTACCGGGCCAAGGACGGCACCGGGTCACGGCGGCTGACGGAGCCGTACCGGCTGGTGTCGACCGGGCGCCGCTGGTACCTCGTCGCGTACGACCTCGACCGGGACGACTGGCGCACCTTCCGGGTCGACCGGGTCAGCGAACCCTTCGCCACCGGGGCACGGTTCGCACCGCGGGAGCTGCCGACCGGGAGCGCGGCGGAATATCTGCGGCGGTCGATCCAACGACGGCAGGAGACCTACGAGTTCACGGTCGCCTTCGCCGCGCCGGCGGACGATGTCGCCGCGCGTCTGCCCCACTGGCTCGGCACACCGGAGCCGGACGGCGAGCAGGGCTGCGTCGTGCGGGGCGCGACCGGGGACCCCGTGGAGTGGCTGGCGGTCCGGCTGGCGATGACGGGCCTCGACTTCACAGTCCGGGGACCTGCGGAACTCATCGGCTGCGTACGGGAGTTGGGTGCGCGCTTGAGTCGAGCGGGAGGCGCCTGA
- a CDS encoding TetR/AcrR family transcriptional regulator → MSAPSPAGHSPDQSVPAAPPISLTERRKAETRMEIARAAAALFVGQGLRATRAEDIAQAAGVAPRTFYRYFATKEEAVAPLYAAGAQRWVETVRTAPAALTVPEALERAVRHTLTPGVGVSAASWEWVRTLIGLARTSPALGKVWAEVCQASEQTLAEVLAARAAAAGKVDNVAVGVSPTPRLRFTAAVVGAAVRVAVESWAATSAPPSGSEGPAALALRNLAALRDFPWEAGTGAGGEAGVGCAGEVGG, encoded by the coding sequence GTGAGCGCCCCCAGCCCCGCCGGCCACTCCCCTGACCAGTCCGTTCCTGCCGCCCCTCCGATATCCCTGACCGAGCGCCGCAAGGCGGAGACCCGGATGGAGATCGCCCGGGCGGCGGCCGCGCTCTTCGTCGGCCAGGGGCTGCGCGCCACGCGCGCCGAGGACATCGCCCAGGCCGCCGGGGTCGCCCCGCGCACCTTCTACCGTTACTTCGCCACCAAGGAGGAGGCGGTGGCCCCCCTCTACGCGGCGGGCGCCCAGCGCTGGGTGGAGACGGTCCGTACGGCCCCCGCCGCGCTGACGGTTCCGGAAGCCCTGGAGCGCGCGGTGCGCCACACCCTGACCCCCGGTGTGGGCGTCTCCGCCGCCTCCTGGGAGTGGGTCCGCACCCTCATCGGTCTGGCCCGCACGAGTCCCGCCCTGGGCAAGGTGTGGGCCGAGGTGTGCCAGGCGTCGGAGCAGACTCTGGCGGAGGTCCTGGCAGCACGGGCGGCTGCCGCCGGGAAGGTAGACAACGTTGCCGTCGGTGTCTCTCCCACCCCCCGACTGCGCTTCACCGCCGCGGTCGTGGGCGCCGCGGTGCGCGTGGCGGTCGAGTCCTGGGCCGCGACGTCCGCCCCGCCTTCGGGCTCGGAGGGACCGGCGGCACTGGCACTGCGGAACCTCGCGGCGTTGCGGGACTTTCCCTGGGAAGCGGGTACGGGTGCGGGCGGGGAGGCGGGAGTTGGGTGCGCGGGGGAGGTCGGCGGGTAG
- a CDS encoding sigma-70 family RNA polymerase sigma factor, translating into MATRAVARRQSATGETADVASSVRAHGGEIADRDLVGMYLDEIARTPLLDAAKEVELSQTIEAGVFARQVLDGCEESATDASREELEALVAAGERAKDIFIRSNLRLVVAVARRYPRSGLPLLDLIQEGNAGLVRAVEKFDYRKGFKFSTYATWWIRQAITRSIADQSRTIRLPVHLVEELGRIRRVQREFNREHGREPEPAEIAAELGSTPERVTDVLDWARDPVSLNMGVDDEGETQFGDLLEDTSAVSPEQSVLTLLRSEELDGLIGRLDQRTASIIKMRYGIEDGRERTLTEVGKEHGLTRERIRQIEKHALLELKKLARDTGFDAVA; encoded by the coding sequence ATGGCAACCCGTGCCGTCGCCCGTCGTCAGTCCGCCACCGGCGAGACGGCCGACGTGGCAAGCAGTGTTCGCGCCCATGGCGGCGAGATCGCCGACCGCGACCTGGTCGGCATGTATCTCGACGAGATCGCGCGCACACCGCTGCTCGACGCCGCCAAGGAGGTCGAGCTGTCCCAGACCATCGAAGCGGGTGTGTTCGCGCGACAGGTCCTCGACGGATGTGAGGAGTCCGCCACGGACGCCAGCCGCGAGGAACTCGAGGCGCTGGTCGCCGCGGGGGAGCGAGCCAAGGACATCTTCATCCGCTCCAACCTCCGGCTGGTCGTGGCGGTGGCCCGGCGCTATCCGCGCAGCGGCCTGCCCCTGCTGGACCTGATCCAGGAGGGCAACGCCGGCCTGGTGCGCGCGGTGGAGAAGTTCGACTACCGCAAGGGCTTCAAGTTCTCCACGTACGCCACCTGGTGGATCCGCCAGGCGATCACCCGCTCGATAGCCGACCAGTCCCGCACGATCCGACTGCCCGTCCACCTGGTGGAGGAGCTCGGCCGGATCCGCCGCGTGCAGCGCGAGTTCAACCGTGAGCACGGGCGCGAGCCCGAGCCCGCGGAGATCGCCGCCGAGCTCGGCTCCACCCCGGAGCGCGTGACCGACGTGCTGGACTGGGCCCGTGACCCGGTCTCGCTGAACATGGGGGTGGACGACGAGGGCGAGACCCAGTTCGGCGACCTGTTGGAGGACACCTCGGCGGTCTCCCCCGAGCAGTCGGTCCTCACGCTCCTGCGCAGCGAGGAGTTGGACGGGCTGATCGGCCGGCTCGACCAGCGCACGGCCTCCATCATCAAGATGAGGTACGGCATCGAGGACGGCCGGGAGCGCACGCTCACCGAGGTCGGCAAGGAACACGGGCTGACGCGCGAACGCATCCGCCAGATCGAGAAGCACGCGCTGCTCGAGCTGAAGAAGCTGGCGCGCGACACCGGGTTCGACGCGGTGGCGTAG
- a CDS encoding GNAT family N-acetyltransferase produces MPSEPTEVQVRPGAEPDLEALTDIYNHYVRETPITFDTAVFTPEERRPWLLSHPEDGPYRLMVAMDPDSQEILGYATSSPYRAKPAYSTSVEVTVYLAPHAGRRGIGTLLYEALFKALEGEDLHRAYAGIAQPNEASTRLHERLGFRYVGTYREVGRKFGRYWDVAWYEKDL; encoded by the coding sequence ATGCCGTCGGAACCTACAGAGGTGCAGGTCAGACCAGGAGCCGAGCCCGACCTCGAAGCCCTCACGGACATCTACAACCACTACGTACGTGAGACACCGATCACCTTCGACACCGCAGTCTTCACGCCGGAAGAGCGACGTCCCTGGCTGCTCTCCCACCCGGAAGACGGCCCGTACCGCCTGATGGTTGCCATGGACCCGGACTCACAGGAGATTCTGGGCTACGCCACATCCAGCCCTTACCGGGCGAAGCCCGCGTACTCCACCTCCGTGGAGGTAACGGTCTACCTCGCCCCGCACGCCGGGCGCCGCGGCATCGGCACGCTCCTGTACGAAGCCCTCTTCAAGGCCCTGGAGGGAGAGGACCTGCACCGCGCCTATGCCGGCATCGCCCAGCCGAACGAGGCGTCCACGCGACTGCACGAGCGCCTCGGGTTCCGGTACGTCGGTACGTACCGCGAGGTGGGCCGCAAGTTCGGCAGGTACTGGGACGTGGCCTGGTACGAGAAGGACCTGTGA
- a CDS encoding dioxygenase family protein, with the protein MSAAAQERMPALYLSHGAPPLADDPIWPGQLAAWSAGLPRPRAILMVSAHWEEAPLAIGATRTVPLVYDFWGFPEHYYQVKYGAPGAPELAESVRKLLRAPGTPVQDIPDRGLDHGAYVPLAEMFPEADIPVLQISMPTLDPVRLMEIGRRLAPLRDEGVLIVGSGFFTHNLAALRYTGGGVPSWSSEFDDWGRRALEARDWDALLDFLDKAPAGRYAHPRTEHFAPLFVTMGAAEAGGEPAAQQSVIDGFWMGMAKRSVQFG; encoded by the coding sequence ATGTCCGCCGCCGCCCAGGAGCGCATGCCCGCCCTCTACCTCAGCCACGGAGCGCCGCCGCTGGCCGACGACCCGATCTGGCCCGGCCAGCTCGCCGCCTGGTCCGCCGGCCTGCCCCGGCCCCGGGCGATCCTCATGGTCTCCGCCCACTGGGAGGAGGCCCCCCTCGCCATCGGCGCCACGCGGACCGTCCCTCTCGTGTACGACTTCTGGGGTTTCCCCGAGCACTACTACCAGGTGAAGTACGGCGCTCCCGGCGCACCGGAGCTCGCCGAGTCCGTACGGAAGCTGCTGCGCGCCCCCGGCACGCCCGTCCAGGACATCCCGGACCGCGGCCTCGACCACGGCGCGTACGTCCCGCTGGCCGAGATGTTCCCCGAGGCCGACATCCCCGTCCTGCAGATCTCCATGCCCACCCTCGACCCGGTGAGGCTGATGGAGATCGGCCGCAGGCTGGCCCCGCTGCGCGACGAGGGCGTGCTGATCGTCGGCTCGGGCTTCTTCACCCACAACCTGGCCGCGCTGCGGTACACGGGCGGTGGAGTGCCCAGCTGGTCCTCCGAGTTCGACGACTGGGGCCGGCGTGCGCTGGAGGCACGTGACTGGGACGCCCTGCTGGACTTCCTCGACAAGGCCCCGGCCGGCCGGTACGCCCACCCGCGCACCGAGCACTTCGCCCCGCTGTTCGTCACCATGGGCGCGGCGGAGGCGGGCGGTGAGCCGGCCGCGCAACAGTCGGTGATCGACGGGTTCTGGATGGGGATGGCGAAGCGGTCGGTGCAGTTCGGCTGA